Proteins encoded in a region of the Streptomyces sp. NBC_00513 genome:
- a CDS encoding metallopeptidase TldD-related protein: MSRTKPHEIVERALELSTADGCVVIADEESSANLRWAGNALTTNGVTRGRTLTVIATVDGKEGTASGVVSRSAVTAADLEPLVRAAEEAARAGASAEDAQPLVTGVPASTDFTEGPAETSSAVFERFAPALGEAFARARAGGRELYGFANHELVSTYIGTSAGLRLRHDQPNGTLELNAKSPDRLRSAWAGRSTRDFTDVDPTVLDAELAVRLGWAERKIELPAGRYETLLPPTAVADLMIYQMWSASARDAVEGRTVFSKPGGGTRLGEKLSELPLTLRSDPNAPGLESAPFVIAHSSGDDASVFDNGLAVPATEWISGGELARLTTTRHSAELTGQPVSPGFGNLILDGGGDRSLEEMVAATERGLLLTCLWYIREVDPATLLLTGLTRDGVYLVENGQVVGEVNNFRFNESPVDLLSRASEAGRTEQTLPREWSDWFTRAAMPALRIPDFNMSSVSKGV, encoded by the coding sequence ATGAGCCGCACGAAGCCGCACGAGATCGTCGAGCGCGCGCTGGAGCTGTCCACGGCGGACGGCTGCGTCGTCATCGCGGACGAGGAGTCGAGCGCCAACCTGCGCTGGGCGGGCAACGCGCTCACCACGAACGGCGTCACCCGGGGCCGCACCCTGACGGTCATCGCGACGGTCGACGGCAAGGAGGGCACGGCCTCGGGGGTCGTGTCGCGCTCCGCCGTCACCGCCGCCGATCTGGAGCCGCTGGTCCGGGCCGCCGAGGAGGCCGCTCGGGCCGGCGCCTCGGCCGAGGACGCGCAGCCCCTGGTGACCGGGGTCCCGGCCTCGACGGACTTCACCGAGGGCCCCGCCGAGACCTCCTCGGCGGTGTTCGAGCGGTTCGCCCCGGCGCTCGGCGAGGCCTTCGCCCGGGCCCGTGCGGGCGGGCGCGAGCTGTACGGTTTCGCCAACCACGAGCTGGTCTCCACGTACATCGGCACGTCCGCGGGGCTGCGGCTGCGGCACGACCAGCCCAACGGCACCCTGGAGCTCAACGCGAAGTCCCCCGACCGGCTGCGGTCGGCGTGGGCGGGCCGCTCCACCCGGGACTTCACGGACGTGGACCCCACCGTCCTGGACGCGGAGCTCGCGGTGCGCCTCGGTTGGGCGGAGCGGAAGATCGAGCTGCCCGCCGGGCGGTACGAGACGCTGCTGCCGCCGACGGCGGTCGCCGACCTGATGATCTACCAGATGTGGTCGGCGTCGGCGCGGGACGCGGTGGAGGGCCGGACGGTCTTCTCCAAGCCCGGCGGCGGGACCCGGCTCGGCGAGAAGCTGTCCGAGCTGCCGCTGACCCTGCGCAGTGACCCGAACGCGCCGGGTCTGGAGTCGGCGCCGTTCGTGATCGCGCACAGCTCGGGCGACGACGCCTCCGTCTTCGACAACGGCCTGGCCGTCCCGGCGACGGAGTGGATCAGCGGGGGCGAGCTGGCCCGGCTGACGACGACCCGGCACAGCGCGGAGCTGACCGGGCAGCCGGTCTCCCCCGGCTTCGGGAACCTGATCCTCGACGGCGGCGGCGACCGCTCGCTGGAGGAGATGGTCGCCGCGACCGAGCGCGGTCTGCTGCTGACCTGCCTCTGGTACATCCGCGAGGTGGACCCGGCGACTCTGCTGCTCACGGGCCTGACCCGGGACGGCGTGTACCTGGTGGAGAACGGTCAGGTCGTCGGGGAGGTCAACAACTTCCGCTTCAACGAGTCCCCGGTGGACCTGCTGTCGCGGGCCTCCGAGGCGGGCCGGACCGAGCAGACCCTGCCGCGCGAGTGGAGCGACTGGTTCACCCGGGCCGCGATGCCGGCGCTGCGGATCCCGGACTTCAACATGAGCTCGGTCAGCAAGGGCGTCTGA
- the tyrS gene encoding tyrosine--tRNA ligase, with protein MTDIVDELKWRGLFSLSTDEEALRKAFADGPVTFYCGFDPTAASLHVGHLVQVLTVRRLQQAGHRPLALVGGATGQIGDPRPTAERTLNDPDTVANWVSRLRAQIEPFLSFEGENAAVMVNNLDWTAGLSAIEFLRDIGKHFRVNKMLTKDSVARRLESDQGISYTEFSYQLLQGMDFLELYRRYGCTLQQGGSDQWGNLTAGLDLIHRLEPDAHVHAMATPLMVKADGTKFGKSESGAVWLDPEMTTPYAFYQFWLNVDDRDISTYMRILSFRSREELEELEAQTAERPQARAAQRALAEELTTLVHGADQCAAVIAASKALFGQGELTELDEATLAAALSELPRARVAEAGLVVDLLAETGLVASKSAARRTVKEGGAYVNNVKVTAEDAVPAAADLLHGRWLVLRRGKKNLAAVEVTG; from the coding sequence GTGACGGACATCGTCGACGAACTGAAGTGGCGCGGGCTGTTCTCGCTGTCCACCGATGAAGAAGCGCTGCGCAAGGCCTTCGCGGACGGTCCCGTCACGTTCTATTGCGGTTTCGACCCGACCGCGGCCTCGCTGCACGTGGGACACCTGGTGCAGGTGCTCACCGTGCGTCGGCTCCAGCAGGCCGGGCACCGTCCGCTGGCTCTGGTCGGCGGGGCCACGGGCCAGATCGGCGACCCGCGCCCGACGGCCGAGCGCACCCTGAACGACCCGGACACGGTCGCGAACTGGGTGAGCCGGCTGCGTGCGCAGATCGAGCCGTTCCTGTCCTTCGAGGGCGAGAACGCCGCGGTCATGGTGAACAACCTGGACTGGACGGCGGGCCTGTCCGCCATCGAGTTCCTGCGGGACATCGGCAAGCACTTCCGCGTCAACAAGATGCTGACGAAGGACTCGGTGGCCCGCCGGCTGGAGTCCGACCAGGGCATCAGCTACACGGAGTTCAGCTACCAGCTGCTCCAGGGCATGGACTTCCTGGAGCTGTACCGCCGTTACGGCTGCACGCTCCAGCAGGGCGGCTCGGACCAGTGGGGCAACCTGACGGCCGGTCTCGACCTGATCCACCGCCTGGAGCCGGACGCGCACGTCCACGCCATGGCGACCCCGCTGATGGTCAAGGCGGACGGCACCAAGTTCGGCAAGTCCGAGAGCGGCGCCGTCTGGCTCGACCCGGAGATGACCACGCCGTACGCGTTCTACCAGTTCTGGCTGAACGTGGACGACCGGGACATCTCGACCTACATGCGCATCCTGTCCTTCCGGTCCCGCGAGGAACTGGAGGAGCTGGAGGCGCAGACCGCCGAGCGGCCGCAGGCGCGCGCCGCGCAGCGGGCGCTCGCGGAGGAGCTGACCACGCTGGTGCACGGCGCCGACCAGTGCGCGGCCGTGATCGCCGCGTCGAAGGCGCTGTTCGGTCAGGGTGAGCTGACGGAGCTGGACGAGGCCACGCTGGCCGCGGCCCTGTCGGAGCTGCCGCGGGCGCGGGTCGCCGAGGCGGGGCTGGTCGTGGACCTCCTCGCCGAGACGGGCCTGGTCGCCAGCAAGTCGGCCGCGCGCCGGACCGTGAAGGAGGGCGGTGCCTACGTGAACAACGTGAAGGTCACCGCCGAGGACGCGGTCCCCGCCGCGGCCGACCTCCTGCACGGGCGCTGGCTGGTGCTGCGCCGCGGCAAGAAGAACCTGGCCGCGGTCGAGGTCACGGGCTGA
- a CDS encoding GlsB/YeaQ/YmgE family stress response membrane protein has translation MEWVWAIIVGFVLGLIARAILPGKQHQPLWLTTIFGILGALLGNAVSRWIGVEDTKGIDWIRHLLQLAGAVLIVGLGDMLYLAIRGNKRQTT, from the coding sequence ATGGAATGGGTTTGGGCGATCATCGTCGGTTTTGTGCTGGGCCTGATTGCCCGGGCCATCCTGCCGGGCAAGCAGCACCAGCCACTCTGGCTGACCACCATCTTCGGCATCCTCGGAGCGCTCCTCGGCAACGCCGTCTCCCGGTGGATCGGCGTCGAGGACACCAAGGGCATCGACTGGATCCGCCATCTGCTGCAGCTCGCCGGAGCGGTCCTGATCGTCGGCCTGGGCGACATGCTCTACCTGGCCATCCGGGGCAACAAGCGGCAGACGACCTGA
- a CDS encoding DUF3099 domain-containing protein, whose amino-acid sequence MGLAEDVRGRQRRYVISMVIRTLSVIATVVLWNVERHVAIVTLVAGALLPYVAVVIANAGRESTPSLPSHFMPAPVLPALEPGNLKKTSDQS is encoded by the coding sequence ATGGGTCTCGCCGAGGACGTGCGGGGCCGGCAACGCAGGTACGTCATCTCGATGGTGATCAGGACCCTGTCGGTCATCGCCACGGTGGTCCTGTGGAACGTGGAACGTCACGTGGCGATCGTGACGCTCGTCGCGGGCGCGCTGCTGCCGTACGTCGCCGTGGTCATCGCGAACGCGGGCCGCGAGTCGACTCCGTCCCTCCCCTCACACTTCATGCCGGCTCCTGTGCTCCCCGCACTGGAGCCCGGAAACCTCAAGAAAACCTCAGATCAATCATGA
- the moaA gene encoding GTP 3',8-cyclase MoaA: protein MLLDTYGRVATDLRVSLTDRCNLRCTYCMPEEGLQWLGKSDLLSDEEIVRLIRIAVTRLGITEVRFTGGEPLLRPGLVGIVEQCAALEPRPRMSLTTNGIGLKRTAQALKAAGLDRVNVSLDTLRPEVFKTLTRRDRHKDVIEGMAAARAAGLTPVKVNAVLMPGLNDDEAPDLLAWAVENEYELRFIEQMPLDAQHGWKRDGMITAGDILQSLRTRFTLTEEGADERGSAPAERWVVDGGPATVGVIASVTRPFCGACDRTRLTADGQIRTCLFATEESDLRAALRSGAPDEEIARLWKVAMWGKKAGSGLDDPTFLQPDRPMSAIGG, encoded by the coding sequence GTGCTTCTCGACACCTATGGCCGCGTGGCCACTGACCTGCGCGTCTCGCTCACCGACCGGTGCAATCTGCGCTGTACGTACTGCATGCCCGAGGAAGGCCTGCAGTGGCTCGGCAAGTCCGACCTGCTCAGCGACGAGGAGATCGTCCGGCTGATTCGGATCGCGGTGACCCGGCTCGGCATCACCGAGGTGCGTTTCACCGGAGGGGAACCGTTGCTGCGCCCCGGCCTGGTCGGGATCGTCGAACAGTGCGCGGCCCTGGAGCCCCGCCCCAGGATGTCCCTCACCACCAACGGCATCGGCCTCAAGCGGACCGCACAGGCGCTCAAGGCCGCCGGCCTCGACCGAGTGAACGTTTCGCTGGACACCCTGCGGCCCGAGGTCTTCAAGACCCTCACCCGCCGCGACCGGCACAAGGACGTCATCGAGGGCATGGCCGCCGCTCGCGCCGCCGGCCTGACCCCCGTCAAGGTCAACGCCGTGCTGATGCCCGGACTCAACGACGACGAGGCCCCCGACCTCCTCGCCTGGGCCGTGGAGAACGAGTACGAGCTCCGCTTCATCGAGCAGATGCCGCTCGACGCCCAGCACGGCTGGAAGCGCGACGGCATGATCACCGCGGGCGACATCCTCCAGTCCCTGCGCACCCGCTTCACCCTCACCGAGGAAGGCGCGGACGAACGCGGCTCCGCCCCGGCCGAACGCTGGGTCGTCGACGGCGGCCCGGCCACCGTCGGCGTCATCGCCTCGGTCACCCGACCCTTCTGCGGCGCCTGCGACCGCACCCGACTGACGGCCGACGGCCAGATCCGCACCTGCCTGTTCGCCACCGAGGAGTCCGACCTGCGGGCCGCGCTGCGCTCGGGCGCCCCGGACGAGGAGATCGCCCGCCTGTGGAAGGTGGCGATGTGGGGCAAGAAGGCCGGGTCCGGCCTCGACGACCCGACCTTCCTCCAGCCCGACCGCCCGATGTCCGCCATCGGCGGCTAG
- a CDS encoding cation acetate symporter produces MTTPFDPATAPALAAGATEHRPLIITLFGLFVVATLIITVWAGRQTKDAADFYAGGRQFTGFQNGLAISGDYMSAASFLGIAGAIALFGYDGFLYSIGFLVAWLVALLLVAEPLRNSGRYTMGDVLAFRMRQRPVRTAAGTSTIVVSIFYLLAQMAGAGVLVSLLLGITSDGGKVAVVALVGVLMIVYVTIGGMKGTTWVQMVKAVLLIAGALLITLMVLIEFNFNVSELLGKAAENSGQGAKFLEPGLKYGKDATTKLDFISLGLALVLGTAGLPHILIRFYTVPTAQAARKSVNWAIGIIGAFYLMTIALGFGAAALLKRADILASNKAGNTAAPLLAQEIGGGADSTGGAILLAVISAVAFATILAVVAGLTLASSSSFAHDIYVNVIRKGKATEKEEVRAARWSTVVIGAVAIGLGALARDLNVAGLVALAFAVAASANLPTILYSLFWKRFTTQGALWSIYGGLVSAVGLVLFSPVVSGKPTSMFKDADFYWFPLENPGLISIPLGFFLGWLGTVLSKEKADPAKFAELEVRSLTGTGAV; encoded by the coding sequence ATGACCACGCCGTTCGACCCGGCGACGGCCCCGGCCCTCGCCGCCGGAGCCACCGAGCACCGGCCGCTGATCATCACCCTGTTCGGGCTGTTCGTCGTCGCCACCCTGATCATCACCGTCTGGGCCGGCCGTCAGACCAAGGACGCCGCCGACTTCTACGCGGGCGGACGCCAGTTCACCGGCTTCCAGAACGGCCTCGCGATCTCCGGCGACTACATGTCCGCCGCCTCCTTCCTCGGCATCGCCGGGGCCATCGCGCTCTTCGGCTACGACGGTTTCCTCTACTCCATCGGCTTCCTCGTCGCCTGGCTCGTGGCGCTGCTGCTCGTCGCCGAACCGCTGCGCAACTCCGGCCGCTACACGATGGGCGACGTCCTGGCCTTCCGCATGCGCCAGCGGCCCGTGCGCACCGCCGCGGGCACCTCCACCATCGTGGTCTCGATCTTCTACCTGCTCGCCCAGATGGCCGGCGCGGGCGTCCTCGTCTCCCTGCTCCTGGGCATCACCAGCGACGGCGGCAAGGTGGCCGTGGTCGCGCTGGTCGGCGTACTGATGATCGTCTACGTGACCATCGGCGGGATGAAGGGCACCACCTGGGTCCAGATGGTCAAGGCGGTGCTCCTCATCGCGGGCGCCCTGCTGATCACCCTCATGGTGCTGATCGAGTTCAACTTCAACGTCTCGGAGCTGCTGGGCAAGGCCGCCGAGAACAGCGGGCAGGGTGCCAAGTTCCTTGAGCCGGGGCTCAAGTACGGCAAGGACGCGACGACCAAGCTGGACTTCATCTCCCTCGGCCTCGCCCTCGTCCTGGGCACCGCCGGCCTGCCGCACATCCTGATCCGCTTCTACACCGTCCCCACGGCGCAGGCCGCCCGCAAGTCCGTGAACTGGGCCATCGGCATCATCGGCGCCTTCTACCTGATGACCATCGCCCTCGGCTTCGGCGCCGCCGCCCTGCTCAAGCGGGCCGACATCCTGGCCTCCAACAAGGCCGGCAACACCGCCGCCCCGCTGCTCGCCCAGGAGATCGGCGGCGGCGCCGACTCCACCGGCGGCGCGATCCTGCTCGCCGTGATCTCCGCGGTCGCCTTCGCCACCATCCTCGCCGTCGTCGCGGGCCTGACCCTGGCCTCCTCCTCGTCCTTCGCCCACGACATCTACGTGAACGTCATCCGCAAGGGCAAGGCCACCGAGAAGGAGGAGGTCCGCGCGGCCCGCTGGTCCACCGTGGTCATCGGGGCCGTCGCCATCGGCCTCGGCGCCCTCGCCCGCGACCTGAACGTCGCCGGCCTGGTCGCCCTCGCCTTCGCGGTCGCCGCCTCCGCCAACCTGCCGACGATCCTGTACAGCCTCTTCTGGAAGCGGTTCACCACCCAGGGCGCGCTGTGGTCCATCTACGGAGGCCTGGTCTCGGCCGTCGGCCTGGTGCTCTTCTCCCCGGTGGTCTCCGGCAAGCCCACCTCGATGTTCAAGGACGCCGACTTCTACTGGTTCCCGCTGGAGAATCCGGGGCTCATCTCCATCCCGCTCGGCTTCTTCCTGGGATGGCTGGGAACCGTCCTGTCCAAGGAGAAGGCCGACCCCGCCAAGTTCGCCGAGTTGGAAGTCCGCTCCCTGACCGGAACGGGCGCTGTCTGA
- a CDS encoding DUF485 domain-containing protein: MTLEAAAPPPPPGGAGPHHPTGPTAEEFTSVQNSPEFAELRGSYRSFAFPLTVAFLAWYLLYVLLSNYAGGFMGTRLFGNINVALVLGLGQFATTFLIAWLYSRHAAAKLDPKASAIKARMEAGE, translated from the coding sequence GTGACCCTCGAAGCAGCAGCCCCACCACCACCGCCCGGCGGCGCGGGGCCGCACCACCCGACCGGCCCCACCGCCGAAGAGTTCACGAGCGTCCAGAACAGCCCCGAGTTCGCCGAACTGCGCGGCTCCTACCGCTCGTTCGCCTTCCCGCTCACCGTGGCGTTCCTCGCCTGGTACCTGCTCTACGTGCTGCTGTCCAACTACGCGGGCGGCTTCATGGGGACCAGGCTCTTCGGGAACATCAACGTCGCCCTCGTCCTCGGCCTCGGCCAGTTCGCGACCACCTTCCTGATCGCCTGGCTGTACTCGCGGCACGCCGCCGCGAAGCTCGACCCCAAGGCCTCGGCCATCAAGGCGCGGATGGAGGCCGGGGAATGA
- a CDS encoding S8 family serine peptidase, which yields MAHLGTGHRRRALAVPVGLALTASLALLPSVAASAAPLGNTADAVATAKPDTSGPKLSYVANLTAYGTVKQAKKAIEKAGGTVVTSHEQIGVVVAHSQNPDFAKQLRAQRSLFVSVGATRTAPLSPVQTTEEGATQRLSAADAAKAAAKATAGQEPLESNQWDLRAIKADEAHKINDGSRNVTVGVIDTGVDDTHPDLAPNFSKGQSANCVGGVPDTTEGAWRPYADGSDHGTHVAGTIAAARNDIGISGVAPGVKVAAIKVSEPGTSLFYTEAVVCGFMFAAEKGIEVTNNSYYVDPWNYTCKSDDDQKALVEAIARATKYAERKGVLSVASAGNSDHDLAGPSIEDTTSPNDTTAVPRTIDPKVCLDLPTQLPGVVTVTATGDQGLRSYYSSYGLGVADVAGPGGDKWQVPATPDANGRVLSTLPGGGYGYKQGTSMAAPHVAGVVALLKSKHPSATPSQLQALLKAQATKQACPDKIYDGAGALIDATTCKSKWGQTGYYGSGVVNALRAVK from the coding sequence ATGGCTCACCTGGGAACCGGTCACCGGCGGCGCGCACTCGCCGTTCCGGTCGGACTGGCACTCACCGCCTCGCTCGCCCTCCTTCCCTCCGTCGCGGCGTCCGCCGCCCCGCTGGGCAACACGGCGGACGCGGTGGCGACGGCCAAGCCCGACACCTCCGGCCCCAAGCTGTCGTACGTGGCGAACCTGACCGCGTACGGGACGGTGAAGCAGGCGAAGAAGGCCATCGAGAAGGCCGGCGGAACGGTGGTGACCTCGCACGAGCAGATCGGGGTCGTCGTCGCGCACTCCCAGAACCCCGACTTCGCCAAGCAACTGCGCGCCCAGCGAAGCCTGTTCGTGTCGGTCGGCGCCACCCGGACGGCCCCGCTGTCCCCGGTGCAGACCACCGAGGAGGGCGCCACCCAGCGGCTGAGCGCGGCGGACGCCGCGAAGGCGGCGGCGAAGGCCACTGCGGGCCAGGAGCCCCTGGAGTCGAACCAGTGGGACCTGCGGGCGATCAAGGCCGACGAGGCCCACAAGATCAACGACGGCAGCCGCAACGTGACGGTCGGCGTCATCGACACGGGTGTGGACGACACCCACCCGGACCTCGCCCCGAACTTCTCCAAGGGCCAGTCCGCGAACTGCGTGGGCGGTGTCCCCGACACCACCGAGGGCGCCTGGCGTCCGTACGCCGACGGCAGCGACCACGGCACCCACGTCGCGGGCACCATCGCCGCCGCGCGCAACGACATCGGCATCAGCGGTGTCGCGCCCGGCGTGAAGGTCGCCGCCATCAAGGTGAGCGAGCCCGGGACCAGCCTCTTCTACACCGAGGCCGTCGTCTGCGGCTTCATGTTCGCCGCCGAGAAGGGGATCGAGGTGACCAACAACAGCTACTACGTCGACCCGTGGAACTACACCTGCAAGTCGGACGACGACCAGAAGGCGCTGGTGGAGGCCATCGCGCGGGCGACGAAGTACGCGGAGCGCAAGGGTGTCCTGAGCGTGGCCTCGGCCGGCAACTCCGACCACGACCTGGCCGGTCCCTCGATCGAGGACACCACCAGCCCGAACGACACCACCGCCGTGCCGCGCACCATCGACCCGAAGGTCTGCCTCGACCTTCCCACCCAGCTCCCCGGCGTGGTCACCGTGACCGCCACCGGCGACCAGGGCCTTCGGTCGTACTACTCCAGCTACGGGCTGGGCGTCGCCGACGTCGCGGGCCCCGGTGGCGACAAGTGGCAGGTGCCGGCCACGCCGGACGCCAACGGCCGGGTGCTGTCGACCCTTCCGGGCGGCGGCTACGGCTACAAGCAGGGCACCTCGATGGCCGCCCCGCACGTCGCGGGCGTCGTGGCGCTGCTGAAGAGCAAGCACCCCTCCGCCACGCCGTCGCAGCTCCAGGCGCTGCTGAAGGCCCAGGCCACGAAGCAGGCCTGCCCGGACAAGATCTACGACGGCGCCGGCGCGCTGATCGACGCCACCACCTGCAAGAGCAAGTGGGGCCAGACCGGCTACTACGGCTCCGGCGTGGTGAACGCGCTGCGCGCCGTGAAGTAG
- a CDS encoding zinc-dependent alcohol dehydrogenase family protein, producing MRATVIHAPHDIRVEEVPDAAIRRPEDAVVRVLRACICGSDLWAYRGEAAREPGQRIGHEFLGIVEETGSAVTDLRAGDLVVAPFMWSDGTCRHCVEGLHTSCVDGGFWGSVGHDGGQGEAVRVPHADGTLVKLPADAASDDHLLTALLALSDVMGTGHHAALGAGVRKGSTVAVVGDGAVGLCGVLAAKRLGADRIIALGRHTARTDIATLFGATDIVAERGEAAEAAVRELTAGEGAHAVIEAVGTEQSMRTAVNITRDGGSIGYVGVPHGSGTGLDLDVMFDRNLTLRGGVAPVRAYIPELLADVLSGAIDPSPVFDRAVSLDEVPDGYRAMDDRSALKVLIKP from the coding sequence ATGCGCGCCACCGTCATCCACGCCCCGCACGACATCCGCGTGGAGGAGGTGCCCGACGCCGCGATCCGGCGTCCCGAGGACGCCGTCGTCCGCGTACTGCGCGCCTGCATCTGCGGCAGCGACCTCTGGGCCTACCGCGGCGAGGCCGCGCGCGAGCCCGGACAGCGGATCGGCCACGAGTTCCTCGGCATCGTCGAGGAGACCGGCTCCGCCGTCACCGACCTGCGCGCCGGCGACCTCGTCGTCGCCCCCTTCATGTGGTCCGACGGCACCTGCCGGCACTGCGTCGAAGGCCTCCACACGTCCTGCGTGGACGGCGGCTTCTGGGGCTCGGTCGGTCACGACGGCGGCCAGGGCGAGGCCGTCCGCGTTCCGCACGCCGACGGCACCCTGGTCAAGCTGCCCGCCGACGCCGCCTCCGACGACCACCTGCTGACCGCCCTGCTGGCGCTGTCCGACGTCATGGGCACCGGCCACCACGCGGCGCTCGGCGCCGGCGTCCGCAAGGGCTCCACGGTCGCCGTCGTCGGTGACGGCGCGGTCGGCCTGTGCGGCGTCCTCGCCGCGAAGCGCCTCGGCGCCGACCGGATCATCGCGCTGGGCCGCCACACCGCCCGCACGGACATCGCCACGCTCTTCGGCGCCACCGACATCGTCGCCGAACGCGGCGAGGCCGCCGAGGCGGCCGTCCGCGAACTGACCGCCGGCGAGGGCGCGCACGCGGTCATCGAGGCCGTCGGCACCGAACAGTCCATGCGCACGGCCGTCAACATCACCCGCGACGGCGGATCCATCGGCTACGTCGGCGTCCCGCACGGCAGCGGCACCGGCCTGGACCTCGACGTGATGTTCGACCGCAACCTGACCCTGCGCGGCGGCGTCGCGCCGGTGCGCGCGTACATCCCGGAGCTGCTCGCGGACGTGCTCAGCGGCGCGATCGACCCCTCCCCGGTCTTCGACCGGGCGGTCTCCCTGGACGAGGTCCCGGACGGCTACCGCGCGATGGACGACCGCAGCGCGCTCAAGGTGCTCATCAAGCCGTAG
- a CDS encoding lysoplasmalogenase, whose amino-acid sequence MSATESRTPSWARDTASGGGRRALAGRIALAGFAVAAAVDLGSLLADWHLGHVIAKPLLMPLLVAHVIALGAPRLLVAALLFGWGGDLALLFDADAAFLVGMGSFALGHVCYLVLFGRRATNPLLGGAYALALVATVALLWSDLPAELRVPVAGYSLLLTAMAYRSSALGVRAGIGGALFLLSDTLIATGVAEWPQLPRPDFWIMATYLAAQYLLATGVRPREAGVR is encoded by the coding sequence GTGAGCGCCACCGAGTCCCGCACGCCGTCCTGGGCGCGGGACACCGCGTCCGGCGGCGGACGACGGGCCCTCGCCGGCCGGATCGCCCTCGCCGGGTTCGCCGTGGCCGCGGCCGTCGACCTCGGCTCGCTCCTCGCCGACTGGCACCTCGGGCACGTCATCGCCAAACCGCTGCTGATGCCGCTGCTCGTCGCCCACGTGATCGCGCTCGGCGCCCCCCGACTGCTGGTCGCCGCCCTGCTGTTCGGCTGGGGCGGGGACCTGGCGCTCCTCTTCGACGCCGATGCCGCGTTCCTGGTCGGCATGGGCTCCTTCGCCCTCGGTCACGTCTGCTACCTCGTGCTCTTCGGCCGGCGCGCGACCAACCCGCTCCTCGGCGGCGCGTACGCCCTCGCCCTCGTCGCCACCGTCGCGCTGCTCTGGAGCGACCTGCCGGCCGAGCTGCGCGTCCCCGTCGCCGGATACAGCCTGCTGCTCACCGCCATGGCCTACCGCTCCAGTGCCCTCGGGGTGCGTGCCGGGATCGGCGGCGCGCTGTTCCTGCTGTCCGACACCCTCATCGCGACCGGGGTCGCCGAGTGGCCCCAGTTGCCCCGGCCCGACTTCTGGATCATGGCCACCTACCTGGCGGCCCAGTACCTGCTGGCCACCGGCGTGCGCCCCCGGGAGGCAGGCGTACGGTAG
- a CDS encoding sterol desaturase family protein, protein MPNLPDVVLWSIPAFVLLTVIEVVSYRLHPDEDAAGYDTKDAATSITMGLGSIGFDLLWKIPVVAVFTAVYELTPLRVPFLWWTALLMLLVQDFLYYWQHRLHHVIRILWACHVVHHSSKRFNLTTALRQPWTSATTWWFYLPMVALGVHPAAIPFCYGINLLYQFWVHTERIGKLPRPYEYVFNTPSHHRVHHASQGGYLDRNFGGILIIWDRLFGSWVGETDRPVYGLTKNIATHNPLRVATHEYAAIARDVRAAGSWSERAGRVFRGPGWQPASATAPGSPPAAPVPAPGSPGGEPAPAPQPPQPSSASPASSKAPASEHAA, encoded by the coding sequence ATGCCGAACCTGCCCGATGTCGTGCTGTGGTCCATACCAGCCTTCGTGCTGCTCACCGTCATCGAGGTGGTCAGTTACCGGCTCCATCCCGACGAGGATGCCGCCGGCTACGACACCAAGGACGCCGCCACGAGCATCACCATGGGGCTGGGCAGCATCGGCTTCGACCTGCTCTGGAAGATCCCGGTCGTCGCGGTCTTCACCGCCGTCTACGAACTCACCCCGCTGCGCGTGCCGTTCCTGTGGTGGACCGCCCTGCTGATGCTCCTCGTCCAGGACTTCCTGTACTACTGGCAGCACCGCCTCCACCACGTGATCCGCATCCTGTGGGCCTGCCACGTGGTCCACCACAGCAGCAAGCGGTTCAACCTCACCACCGCCCTGCGCCAGCCCTGGACCAGTGCCACCACCTGGTGGTTCTACCTGCCCATGGTGGCGCTCGGCGTCCACCCGGCGGCGATCCCGTTCTGCTACGGAATCAACCTGCTCTACCAGTTCTGGGTCCACACCGAGCGCATCGGGAAGCTGCCGCGGCCCTACGAGTACGTCTTCAACACCCCCTCCCACCACCGCGTCCACCACGCCTCGCAGGGCGGCTACCTGGACCGCAACTTCGGCGGCATCCTGATCATCTGGGACCGTCTGTTCGGGTCCTGGGTCGGGGAGACCGACCGGCCCGTCTACGGGCTCACCAAGAACATCGCCACCCACAACCCGCTGCGCGTGGCCACCCACGAATACGCCGCCATCGCCCGCGACGTACGCGCCGCCGGAAGTTGGAGCGAGCGCGCCGGCCGGGTCTTCCGCGGCCCCGGCTGGCAGCCCGCCTCGGCCACCGCCCCGGGCTCCCCGCCCGCCGCCCCCGTTCCCGCCCCGGGCTCCCCGGGCGGCGAACCGGCACCGGCCCCGCAGCCCCCACAGCCCTCGTCTGCCTCGCCTGCCTCGTCGAAGGCCCCCGCCTCCGAGCACGCCGCGTGA